CCGGTTATCAGACGCGCTTTGCCGAGCGGGTGCGCAAAGAGTCGGGTATCCCCACCGGCACCGTCGGCATGATCACCGAGCCGGCCCAGGCCGAGCACATTCTGCGCACCTGTCAGGCCGACATCATCTTCCTCGCCCGCGAACTGTTGCGTGACCCGTACTGGCCACTGCATGCCGACGATGACCTGGGCGGGCGCAAGGCGATCTGGCCGGCGCAATATCAGCGGGCAACGCACCGCGACCAGCCGATTCATGAATCGGATCTCAGGGATTGATCCTTTAGCGCATGCCCACAGAACCCACCCTGACACGGTGGGTTTTTTTGCCCGTGGTTATGACGCAGGTTGATCGACGAAAGCGTAAGAATCGGTTGTAGGTATTTATTACCGAGGCAATTATTTAAGTGAATACTCTAAAAAAATCCCACACGTAACCAGATTGTTTCTACGCTAAAGGTAAGCCTGATTTTCGGCCCAGGAAGTCAGTCGGTTCGCCCATGAAGGCAAGATGCTTCACGGCACGCAATGAATGGGCGGCAGGAGTGTTGGATCGATATCAGGAGAAGCAGTCCATGGCCAAGTCGTATGGTGTAGCGGGTGTGGTGGCGTCTTTTCTGACCCGCAGGATGTTCTTGCGTGGCCACAGGTTGAGTTCGGATGAAGCCGAACTGCTGGCGCATTATCGCGCGCTGACCGAGAGCGACCAGGTTGCGATGCGGTATCTGATCGGGGCGATGAAAACCGTCTCGCGGTTCTGAAGGGCCGCTGAATAACAGCGTGGGAGCACGCGGCTCCCACACTGTCGGTCATGGTGTCAGGTGTACTTGCGTTTGCCCGGCTCGGGCGGGAAGTACTGATACAGCCAGGTTTCACTCAAGGTGCGGTCCTGGGTACGGATAAACAAGCGCAGCTCCACCGGCTCCACGCTGTCACTGGTGGGGTACCAGTCGAACAGGATGCGATAACCCTTGATGTTGTCGAGCACCAGCACGCTGAAGTCTTTCACCTCGCCGTGGGAACAGGTGACCACCGGCTCGATGCCCGTGCCGGCTGGCAAACGATCCAGCCCGCCGCCCTTGAAGTCCACCGCAAAGCGGCGTGCCCACACCTCGGGGTAATGCTCGCCAGGGGCCCAGCCTTCGGTAAATCCGCCCATGCCCGAACGGGTCGCGTCCACTTGGGCCAGCGGTGTGCTCACCGGCGGCAGGGCGCTCCAGTAGAGCTTGTAGCCGTAGTTGAGCGAATCACCGGCTGCTACTGGTTTTTTCGGGGTCCAGAAGGCCACGATGTTATCCAGGGTCTCGCCGGTGGTCGGGATTTCCAGCAGGTCGATCGAGCCTTCACCCCAGGCGGTGGTAGGTTCCACCCACAGGCTCGGACGCTTGCTGTACCAGTCCACCGTGTCCTGATAGCTGGCGAACTCGTGGTCTGTCTGCACCAGGCCGAAGCCTTTGGGGTTGGTGTCGGCAAAGGCGTTGAACTGCAGCTTGGCCGGGTTGTTCAGCGGACGGCAGATCCACTCGCCGTTGCCGCGCCACATGGCCAGGCGGTCCGAGTCGTGGATTTGCGGGTGGATGGTGTCGCACATCCGGCGTTCGTGGGTACCGCAACTGAACATGCTGGTCATGGCCGCAATGCCCAGCTGTTCGATGGCGGTGCGCGCGTTGATATGCGCATCGATCGCCATCACCACCTGGTTGGCCTGGCAGTCGATATCGAAACGATAGGCACCGGTCGCGCTGGGCGAATCGAGCAGGGCGTAGACCACGAAGCGGGTAGCGTTTTTGTCCGGGGTTTCGAACCAGAACTGGGTGAAATCGGGGAACTCCTCG
This genomic stretch from Pseudomonas orientalis harbors:
- a CDS encoding glucan biosynthesis protein D — protein: MHRRNLLKASMAIAAYTGLSASGLLAAQAWAGNRAADGKAVAFDFDTLKAQAKQLAGAAYKDTRQVLPPTLATMTPQNFNAIGYDGNHSLWKELNGQLDVQFFHVGMGFKTPVRMHSVDPKTREAREVHFRPSLFNYEKTTVDTKQLTGDLGFSGFKLFKAPELDRHDVLSFLGASYFRAVDATGQYGLSARGLAIDTYAKKREEFPDFTQFWFETPDKNATRFVVYALLDSPSATGAYRFDIDCQANQVVMAIDAHINARTAIEQLGIAAMTSMFSCGTHERRMCDTIHPQIHDSDRLAMWRGNGEWICRPLNNPAKLQFNAFADTNPKGFGLVQTDHEFASYQDTVDWYSKRPSLWVEPTTAWGEGSIDLLEIPTTGETLDNIVAFWTPKKPVAAGDSLNYGYKLYWSALPPVSTPLAQVDATRSGMGGFTEGWAPGEHYPEVWARRFAVDFKGGGLDRLPAGTGIEPVVTCSHGEVKDFSVLVLDNIKGYRILFDWYPTSDSVEPVELRLFIRTQDRTLSETWLYQYFPPEPGKRKYT